The DNA sequence CAAACATTGCTATGTTTTCTAGGAAATCCCCTTCATCATTTGTACGTTTTAGttcttataaacaaaattatattgtCTGGGTAAAATaaccctaggggttggctcaagtggtataggcttggtcttggtggtatgctccctccaaggttCAAGGTTTGAACCCCATTGGTTGCatacaatctctaggggccatcggattaggggattttccccttgaattacccaaggtgcacttgaGGGAAATTCCTTGCTGAGGGCCTATGCAccttgggattagtcgggacgctgttcctagaaacccggtgccaataaaaaaaatatattgctaGGGTAAAATGGGTATTAGGCACTAGGTAAATTTCTCACTCTTCTTGTTGCTGTAGCCATTATTTTCAATACTCAAGTGTGTTTGTTCTTGATGTAGCAGGAAAGGACCGAGATGTGGGTGAGGTTTTGGTGAAATCTCTTCAGAACACAAAGTACTCAGTTGatgaaaagttagaaaaaagCTTCATAAGCCTTTTTGGTCGGAAGCCTAATATGCCGTTAGAGGCTCAAAATGATGGAAAACATGATCATGAAACTGTAGAGCAGGCTCGCAAAATAGAACCTTCACAGAGAGAGAATTCTGGGGATGAAATTGAAGCAGATGAGTCTGATGAGGAAAGTGATGGTGGAGATTTGGATGGTACAGAATCTTCAGATCAAGATGAAGCCATTCAAAAAGATGCAATGATAAAAAGTAAAGGTGGTGTTTCTGAAGAAGAGACTGTTGATACATTTGAGCAGCAATCTCCTCTTAAAGATCACTTGCAGGAACATGTTGAGTACCATGGTGGAAGGCTGAGGCGAAAAGCTCTCTTTGGAAAGGACACTGATCACAAGGATTTGAAGGTAGATATTGCTGTTAGTCATTATGCAATAAACAGAACCAAGAGCTGAACAGTGGGTgtgtaaaaaaacatttaaagaaaaattgttaTGGAATTCTGTTACCACGCATAGGTACCTGTTTAGGATTCTGTGCACCATTGCcatttgagggaaaaaaaaaagtagagaaataTTTGGTCTACATAGAAATTTTTCACAGGAAAGTCTACACGCTGACATGGTTTAATGTGATCTATCAGATTGTAAACctttttttatagtaaagtaGATCTGACATATTACATCAGGCCATGTCAGTGTGAAAACTTCTTTGTAAAAAATGTGTGTAGACCTAACACTTCTCTAAAAAGTTTGGGAAAAAACAGTGTGTTTAATAATGTCAACACCTTTCCAACTGTTACGGTATTTGCTCATCCCGGCCTTGTGATGTTGATTCCTTCTTGAGATCTCTTTTTCAGCATTGTGCTTGAATTTATTTAGAGTGCATAGGTCATGATGGAAATTATATTGTCTTTGTTTAAAGACTCTAAACCCAATTTCTTTCTTGATATGATAAACTGCTACTTATATTTTTGTGgcatttttatttgaaattaattgatGCATATATAACATATAGATGTTATCCGTTTCCATGTTTGCCTGAGGTATAATgtcattttttctcttcttgatTAACTCGTATGAGAAATATTGTGGTCACCCTTTAGTTATCCAAAAAAACTAGTGTGGTCCCCTCTTCTTGATTGATGCATGTGAGAAATATAGTGGTTGAAAATGACAAACCGTTAAATATCACAAAGTTTCTATTCTTTTTGCTGTCTTCACGTTTCCTACACTTGCTTAATTACAGGATTTggaagaagagaatgaaaaCAGTGATGATGGTGCAGATAACCAGACACCCTCTGGTTCAGATTTTTcagaggaagatggagaggatCGTGAAATAGATGGTACATTTTTTTACATGATTGtcaatatgttatattttgtagcctttttcctcctcttctttgAATTCCATCTAtcctccttttttcttttgattctttttttttcctgttttgagTGTTCTTATTTGGCCTTTTGAAAGTCCTCTGCTTGTCTTTATAAAAAGGGATGAGATGTCAAAACCAATTTAAGATGGTAGTGGAATATAGTTCAAGTTAATGACTTTTATTGAGTAGTTTTCTTGATTAATTGCTTCATTGTTGACTTGGGCAAGGTGGTAAATCAAACTAATGTCCTTGTTAACataattctttttctaatttgtaTTCTCAACTGTTCTTGAAGAAGATGACATGGGAAACATTTCAAAGTGGAAAGAGTCTTTGATGGAAAGGACTGTCTTGAGACAAAATACAAATCTTATGCAACTTGTATATGGGAAAGCTACATCAACACCAACTACAACTCTTAATGAAGCACAGGATAGCAGTGACGATGAGGAAAGTGATGGAGACGACTTCTTTAAGCCAAAAGGAGAAGGGAAAAAGGTTTTTCCTTGATACACACCCATTTACTTCTAATATCTTAGATGTTTCTCATTGCTctttaaaatagatataaatGTCTAACCCTTCATATCTGGAGTATATGCTGTGTTCACTCAATTTCTTGATGGTCTGTTCATTGCAGAATCTGGGAGAAGGATTTGATGAAGGAAATGTCAATGCTGAGGACTGTTCCAAATTCACAAATCtggaaaatctaaaaaactGGAAAGATGAAGAGCTTATTCAGAGTATTCGTGACCGTTTTGTAACTGGTGATTGGCAAAAAGCTAAAAGTAGAAATAAGGTCCTGGGGTCCAAttctgaagaagaagatgatgacgaTGCTGTCTATGGCGATTTTGAAGATTTAGAAGCTGAGTACAATAGGCATCAGACCAATGATATTGGCAATGGTGCAATTCAAAAGGAAAACGACTCGGCAGCTGAGGAGCGAAGGCTTAAGAAGCTGGCTCTTCGAGCAAAGTTTGATGCGCAATATCCTTTTAACTTGATATGTTTCATACTGTTTTCCTCCAAACCCAAATCCCAATCCAAGGGtcatgataatttttatttttattttccatttttaaatTCCTTATGTGGCACAAAGGACAAGTGTTTTTACTATCATTGATGTAGGTGAACAATCTTACTTCTGTTTTGTCGTGAATGCAGTCTTATATGTAGAAAAGCATTATGAATTTTCTCTGTGACCTTAATTATTATGCACATTTGACGGATCTGAATCACcagatgaagaagttgataaaAAGGATGGAGCCAAGTTTCATCGTGGTCAAGCTAATGAAAGTAGTTATTTTGACAAGGTAGATCTTTTGGATTATTCATGGGCATAGTTTGCTACACTTAAAATTTATTGAGAAGTAAATCGTGCTTGTTTTGTGCAGTTGAAGGAGGAGATTGAAATTCGTAAACAGATGAATATATCTGAACTCAATGATCTTGATGAGCCCACCAGAATAGAGATAGAGGGCTTTCGGACAGGGACTTACCTGAGATTGGAGGTTCATGATGTTCCTTTTGAGATGGTTGAATATTTCGATCCATGCCATCCAATTTTGGTTGGAGGAGTTGTTCTTGGGGAGGAAAATGTCGGATACATGCAGGTAGAATGCACTAATGACTTCATTTTTTCTTGCTCCAATGCCAAAAAAATAGTATCGTTTTTCCTTCTGCTATTTCCTGGGCTGTTATGTCACTCCTTTCTACCCAGTTAGCATACCACTTAGTTATAAATGCAACCATATTATGTCCTTTGAAACTGGAGCTTTTTCCAAGACCTTTTTTGCTGGTCAGCAGAGTGGCTCTATTGACTGGGGGgaattgttttgttgaattagGCCTCgtttttttttgcaaatgagatgagatgagttgagattaaagttaaaaagttaaataaaatattgttaaaatatatttttttaatattattttaattttggattttgaaaaagttgaattatttattttattttgtttgagaatttgggaaagttataatgattagatgagatgagaagtttcctaaaaataaacaaggccttaggttagatttggatagtgagttgagatgaaagttgaaagttgaataaaatattgttagaatattattttttaatattattattgttttgagatttgaaaaattaaattgtttgttgtattttgtgtgaggatttatgaaagttgtaatgatgaaatgagatgagatgggttgagagccCCTCTTAATCCAGATTGAGCGAATTCGATTATAATGGAAGTGACTTGTTATTTACTTGTAGCTTCCCAATGTCATTAAGAATTCAACAAGAATCTACCTCCCTGTCAAGGCTGACATGTCACATATCAGGACTCAGCCAGGCAAATTgagtataaaataattattattaatataatcaaaCAATCTAAAGAAAAGAAGGGTTATTTGTTATTACACTTGTAACTTAactaattagatagtttttttctttataataaatcTGGTTGGTTTATCCCAGTAAGATTTGTATTGGTGCTTATtgagtttaataaatatttaacccCTGGCACAATTTTGTAACATtagcaaaaaaatttcatttattacACACTCACTCATTCTGTATCATTGATGATTAGCTTTCTTATTTTAACCTCTTACTTGGCAAATCTTGATGTCATaagatgttttctttcttttcttccaggCCAGGTTGAAGCGGCACAGATGGCACAAGAAGTTACTGAAGAATAGAGATCCCATAATTGTTTCAATTGGATGGAGACGTTACCAAACTATACCTGTTTACGCCACTGAGGATCAAAATGGAAGGCATCGCATGCTTAAGTATACTCACGAACACATGCATTGCCTTGCCACATTCTGGGGTCCTCTTGCCCCTCCCAATACTGGTGTCGTTGCTGTTCAGAATGTATCCAACAATCaggtcttttttctttttacttctAGAGGGGGCACTTTGCTCTAATCCCATTCTACTGGTTATCCTGTGTGAAACTTAAAGCTGTATTTTCTTGTGCTTTGTCAGAATGACCAGGATTTTGGTCCATTATGATTGTACCATTTCTCTTGCTTTGGTTGGATTTTGATTCCTCATTTGTTCTGTTGCTTGCTATAGCACCCGGTTTTAGGCAGTTATCGGAAGTATTAGGTGGCTAAAAAGTAATTTACTGTTAGAGCCTACAAAAATCAGTCAAAAAGCACTTTTCACACAAACAGCAGCTTAGAACTTTTCAATTTGGGTGCCATTCTGTACTTTGTGATAATTGTCAACAATCTGGCTCGTAAGTGTTGCATAATTGTCAACTCAGATTCgctgtttctttcttttttttaattggcaccAGGTTTCTTTTAGATGCACCAAACTACAGTTCTGAGTTTTTCTCTCATATTAGCACATGAAACTTTTTATGGTTTTTACTTTCATATTTTCCCTAGCCCCTAAGTGGCTTCTGTTTGATCTGTCAGGCTACATTTAGGATTACTGCTACTGCAGTTGTGCTTGAGTTCAATCATGCAGCTCGAATTGTGAAGAAAATCAAGATGGTTGGTTACCCCTGCAAGATCTTCAAGAAGACAGCACTTATCAAGGATATGTTTACTTCAGATCTTGAAGTTGCTCGGTTTGAAGGTGCAGCTATTCAAACCGTCAGTGGGATTCGGGGCCAGGTTAAGAAGGTAATGTGAAACTTGTATATGTATTGTTCATTCTGACTTTGTCTCCTTAGATTACTtactaaaaggaaaaagatttttCCTCTTAGATCTTGCCGGTTGCATCTGCTTGTTACTATGTGTTTGCCTTTTAGTTTTAGATCAGATGCTTCAAATTCAGCATTACCAAGCTTTATTCGATTTCTAGTGGGAAGTATGTTATGCCATCAATGTATGCACATTATCGTATGGATGGAACCCTCCAAGTTGACACTCTATGCATGGAAACATGTGGAAACAATAAAGTATAAGCATGTCTCTTCTCTACCCTGAAAGCCTGATTTTATGACTTTAATATGTGCAGGCTGCAAAAGAAGAGATGGGTAACGAACCAAAAAAGAAGGGAGGACAGCCTAGAGAAGGGATTGCAAGGTGTACCTTTGAGGATAAGATCAAGATGAGTGACATTGTTTTCTTGCGTGCATGGACTCAAGTCGAAGTTCCTTGCTTTTACAACCCATTGTCAACGGCCTTGCAACCTCGCGAGCAGACCTGGCAGGGAATGAAAACTGTAGCTGAACTGAGGAGAGAATACGATCTTCCCATTCCTCTTAACAAGGATTCACTCTACAAGGTAAGTTCTGACATAAGGTGGCGATTATTCTGGACCAAAAGCATTGTTTTGGTATTGCTCTTTTTGctatt is a window from the Juglans regia cultivar Chandler chromosome 7, Walnut 2.0, whole genome shotgun sequence genome containing:
- the LOC108980393 gene encoding ribosome biogenesis protein BMS1 homolog isoform X1, whose product is MALDSTGIDQSHKAHRTRQAGPKKKAKSDKKKKNISENDRKQNPKAFAFSSSVKAKRLQSRSVEKEQRRLHVPLIDRSYGEPAPFVVVVHGPPQVGKSLLIKSLVKHYTKHNMSEVRGPITIVSGKQRRLQFVECPNDINGMIDAAKFADLALLLIDGSYGFEMETFEFLNILQVHGFPKVMGVLTHLDKFKDAKKLRKTKQRLKHRFWTEIYDGAKLFYLSGLIHGKYAKREIHNLARFISVMKFHPLSWRASHPYILVDRLEDVTPPEQVRMNKKCDRNITLYGYLRGCNMKKGTKVHIAGVGDYGLAGITGLADPCPLPSAAKKKGLRDKEKLFYAPMSGLGDLLYDKDAVYININDHFVQFSNVGDENGVTHKAGKDRDVGEVLVKSLQNTKYSVDEKLEKSFISLFGRKPNMPLEAQNDGKHDHETVEQARKIEPSQRENSGDEIEADESDEESDGGDLDGTESSDQDEAIQKDAMIKSKGGVSEEETVDTFEQQSPLKDHLQEHVEYHGGRLRRKALFGKDTDHKDLKDLEEENENSDDGADNQTPSGSDFSEEDGEDREIDEDDMGNISKWKESLMERTVLRQNTNLMQLVYGKATSTPTTTLNEAQDSSDDEESDGDDFFKPKGEGKKNLGEGFDEGNVNAEDCSKFTNLENLKNWKDEELIQSIRDRFVTGDWQKAKSRNKVLGSNSEEEDDDDAVYGDFEDLEAEYNRHQTNDIGNGAIQKENDSAAEERRLKKLALRAKFDAQFDGSESPDEEVDKKDGAKFHRGQANESSYFDKLKEEIEIRKQMNISELNDLDEPTRIEIEGFRTGTYLRLEVHDVPFEMVEYFDPCHPILVGGVVLGEENVGYMQARLKRHRWHKKLLKNRDPIIVSIGWRRYQTIPVYATEDQNGRHRMLKYTHEHMHCLATFWGPLAPPNTGVVAVQNVSNNQATFRITATAVVLEFNHAARIVKKIKMVGYPCKIFKKTALIKDMFTSDLEVARFEGAAIQTVSGIRGQVKKAAKEEMGNEPKKKGGQPREGIARCTFEDKIKMSDIVFLRAWTQVEVPCFYNPLSTALQPREQTWQGMKTVAELRREYDLPIPLNKDSLYKPIERKPKKFNPLVIPKNLQAALPFASKPKDIPSRKRPLLEKRRPAVVMEPHERKVHALVQHLQLIRNEKMKKRKLKEDKRKKELEVERTKDEQLSRKRQREERRERYREQDKLKKKKIRRNA
- the LOC108980393 gene encoding ribosome biogenesis protein BMS1 homolog isoform X3; its protein translation is MALDSTGIDQSHKAHRTRQAGPKKKAKSDKKKKNISENDRKQNPKAFAFSSSVKAKRLQSRSVEKEQRRLHVPLIDRSYGEPAPFVVVVHGPPQVGKSLLIKSLVKHYTKHNMSEVRGPITIVSGKQRRLQFVECPNDINGMIDAAKFADLALLLIDGSYGFEMETFEFLNILQVHGFPKVMGVLTHLDKFKDAKKLRKTKQRLKHRFWTEIYDGAKLFYLSGLIHGKYAKREIHNLARFISVMKFHPLSWRASHPYILVDRLEDVTPPEQVRMNKKCDRNITLYGYLRGCNMKKGTKVHIAGVGDYGLAGITGLADPCPLPSAAKKKGLRDKEKLFYAPMSGLGDLLYDKDAVYININDHFVQFSNVGDENGVTHKAGKDRDVGEVLVKSLQNTKYSVDEKLEKSFISLFGRKPNMPLEAQNDGKHDHETVEQARKIEPSQRENSGDEIEADESDEESDGGDLDGTESSDQDEAIQKDAMIKSKGGVSEEETVDTFEQQSPLKDHLQEHVEYHGGRLRRKALFGKDTDHKDLKDLEEENENSDDGADNQTPSGSDFSEEDGEDREIDDDMGNISKWKESLMERTVLRQNTNLMQLVYGKATSTPTTTLNEAQDSSDDEESDGDDFFKPKGEGKKNLGEGFDEGNVNAEDCSKFTNLENLKNWKDEELIQSIRDRFVTGDWQKAKSRNKVLGSNSEEEDDDDAVYGDFEDLEAEYNRHQTNDIGNGAIQKENDSAAEERRLKKLALRAKFDAQFDGSESPDEEVDKKDGAKFHRGQANESSYFDKLKEEIEIRKQMNISELNDLDEPTRIEIEGFRTGTYLRLEVHDVPFEMVEYFDPCHPILVGGVVLGEENVGYMQARLKRHRWHKKLLKNRDPIIVSIGWRRYQTIPVYATEDQNGRHRMLKYTHEHMHCLATFWGPLAPPNTGVVAVQNVSNNQATFRITATAVVLEFNHAARIVKKIKMVGYPCKIFKKTALIKDMFTSDLEVARFEGAAIQTVSGIRGQVKKAAKEEMGNEPKKKGGQPREGIARCTFEDKIKMSDIVFLRAWTQVEVPCFYNPLSTALQPREQTWQGMKTVAELRREYDLPIPLNKDSLYKPIERKPKKFNPLVIPKNLQAALPFASKPKDIPSRKRPLLEKRRPAVVMEPHERKVHALVQHLQLIRNEKMKKRKLKEDKRKKELEVERTKDEQLSRKRQREERRERYREQDKLKKKKIRRNA
- the LOC108980393 gene encoding ribosome biogenesis protein BMS1 homolog isoform X2 — translated: MALDSTGIDQSHKAHRTRQAGPKKKAKSDKKKKNISENDRKQNPKAFAFSSSVKAKRLQSRSVEKEQRRLHVPLIDRSYGEPAPFVVVVHGPPQVGKSLLIKSLVKHYTKHNMSEVRGPITIVSGKQRRLQFVECPNDINGMIDAAKFADLALLLIDGSYGFEMETFEFLNILQVHGFPKVMGVLTHLDKFKDAKKLRKTKQRLKHRFWTEIYDGAKLFYLSGLIHGKYAKREIHNLARFISVMKFHPLSWRASHPYILVDRLEDVTPPEQVRMNKKCDRNITLYGYLRGCNMKKGTKVHIAGVGDYGLAGITGLADPCPLPSAAKKKGLRDKEKLFYAPMSGLGDLLYDKDAVYININDHFVQFSNVGDENGVTHKGKDRDVGEVLVKSLQNTKYSVDEKLEKSFISLFGRKPNMPLEAQNDGKHDHETVEQARKIEPSQRENSGDEIEADESDEESDGGDLDGTESSDQDEAIQKDAMIKSKGGVSEEETVDTFEQQSPLKDHLQEHVEYHGGRLRRKALFGKDTDHKDLKDLEEENENSDDGADNQTPSGSDFSEEDGEDREIDEDDMGNISKWKESLMERTVLRQNTNLMQLVYGKATSTPTTTLNEAQDSSDDEESDGDDFFKPKGEGKKNLGEGFDEGNVNAEDCSKFTNLENLKNWKDEELIQSIRDRFVTGDWQKAKSRNKVLGSNSEEEDDDDAVYGDFEDLEAEYNRHQTNDIGNGAIQKENDSAAEERRLKKLALRAKFDAQFDGSESPDEEVDKKDGAKFHRGQANESSYFDKLKEEIEIRKQMNISELNDLDEPTRIEIEGFRTGTYLRLEVHDVPFEMVEYFDPCHPILVGGVVLGEENVGYMQARLKRHRWHKKLLKNRDPIIVSIGWRRYQTIPVYATEDQNGRHRMLKYTHEHMHCLATFWGPLAPPNTGVVAVQNVSNNQATFRITATAVVLEFNHAARIVKKIKMVGYPCKIFKKTALIKDMFTSDLEVARFEGAAIQTVSGIRGQVKKAAKEEMGNEPKKKGGQPREGIARCTFEDKIKMSDIVFLRAWTQVEVPCFYNPLSTALQPREQTWQGMKTVAELRREYDLPIPLNKDSLYKPIERKPKKFNPLVIPKNLQAALPFASKPKDIPSRKRPLLEKRRPAVVMEPHERKVHALVQHLQLIRNEKMKKRKLKEDKRKKELEVERTKDEQLSRKRQREERRERYREQDKLKKKKIRRNA
- the LOC108980393 gene encoding ribosome biogenesis protein BMS1 homolog isoform X4, whose translation is MALDSTGIDQSHKAHRTRQAGPKKKAKSDKKKKNISENDRKQNPKAFAFSSSVKAKRLQSRSVEKEQRRLHVPLIDRSYGEPAPFVVVVHGPPQVGKSLLIKSLVKHYTKHNMSEVRGPITIVSGKQRRLQFVECPNDINGMIDAAKFADLALLLIDGSYGFEMETFEFLNILQVHGFPKVMGVLTHLDKFKDAKKLRKTKQRLKHRFWTEIYDGAKLFYLSGLIHGKYAKREIHNLARFISVMKFHPLSWRASHPYILVDRLEDVTPPEQVRMNKKCDRNITLYGYLRGCNMKKGTKVHIAGVGDYGLAGITGLADPCPLPSAAKKKGLRDKEKLFYAPMSGLGDLLYDKDAVYININDHFVQFSNVGDENGVTHKGKDRDVGEVLVKSLQNTKYSVDEKLEKSFISLFGRKPNMPLEAQNDGKHDHETVEQARKIEPSQRENSGDEIEADESDEESDGGDLDGTESSDQDEAIQKDAMIKSKGGVSEEETVDTFEQQSPLKDHLQEHVEYHGGRLRRKALFGKDTDHKDLKDLEEENENSDDGADNQTPSGSDFSEEDGEDREIDDDMGNISKWKESLMERTVLRQNTNLMQLVYGKATSTPTTTLNEAQDSSDDEESDGDDFFKPKGEGKKNLGEGFDEGNVNAEDCSKFTNLENLKNWKDEELIQSIRDRFVTGDWQKAKSRNKVLGSNSEEEDDDDAVYGDFEDLEAEYNRHQTNDIGNGAIQKENDSAAEERRLKKLALRAKFDAQFDGSESPDEEVDKKDGAKFHRGQANESSYFDKLKEEIEIRKQMNISELNDLDEPTRIEIEGFRTGTYLRLEVHDVPFEMVEYFDPCHPILVGGVVLGEENVGYMQARLKRHRWHKKLLKNRDPIIVSIGWRRYQTIPVYATEDQNGRHRMLKYTHEHMHCLATFWGPLAPPNTGVVAVQNVSNNQATFRITATAVVLEFNHAARIVKKIKMVGYPCKIFKKTALIKDMFTSDLEVARFEGAAIQTVSGIRGQVKKAAKEEMGNEPKKKGGQPREGIARCTFEDKIKMSDIVFLRAWTQVEVPCFYNPLSTALQPREQTWQGMKTVAELRREYDLPIPLNKDSLYKPIERKPKKFNPLVIPKNLQAALPFASKPKDIPSRKRPLLEKRRPAVVMEPHERKVHALVQHLQLIRNEKMKKRKLKEDKRKKELEVERTKDEQLSRKRQREERRERYREQDKLKKKKIRRNA